The DNA window ATGTTCATTTGTAGCCGGTTATTTAAATTCAACAGCACTCAGCAAACGACAGAATCCATTTGACACAGACAGAACTGCACTTGAGGTTGTGGGAGCGGAGGACTTGGTGCTCCTCCAGCAGGACTGTCATCTGGTCTGCTAGGAATGGAAGTAGAAGAGGAATAGACTGCAGCTGATGCTTTTAAAAGCTACAGACAAAATAACGGAGGAGAAAAGTGCAGTTCCATTTGAAGTCTGGATTCATTTTGTGCTGATACGAACGTTGAATGTAAGAGTGTCATGGAGGTGCATGACACAGCAGTGTTCtttcggggggtggggggctctgATGGGTCCATTTCTCGgctaaaatgtgtgtttgcgaGGCCAGTGTTTTCAGATGAAGTCCCAAGCCAGCAGGTGGTTTGATAAATATATCAGTGAATCCATGTGTTCACGCAGGAGGTCGCCTCCACCCTCAGCACTCTTTTGGAAGCATGGGATTCTTATTTTAAGCGTAATTAGGATAGAAGCTGCTGCGTCAGTCGACTGACTATTTCTGTGTGTCGGCGCAGACGGTTTTAGAGGCGAAGCAGACTGAGAGGAGCCTTCAGTGCGCAGCGTGAAACAGCCTGACTTTTACGATGGTTTTCGTCTTGAGCTGTGGAAATGTCTTCTGAAGGGCGATTTGTGTTTCTCCCACTGGTGGTTTGACTTTGGGTGGATGATAATTCAGCCGTTCAGCTGCTCATTACCCCCTGACACAAGTTCTTTCCTGCAAATTTGCTAATGCGAGAAAGATGATGAAACACAAAGCAGGTTTCTAATATGCATAATTAAGAAAACGGGAGGGAACAGGTTTCTTGTGTACAGACAGGTTGGCTTGACTCGCTTTGGAGAAGCGATCTGGCAGCTAGAGAACCTGTGATTACGCTGCGATATGTTTGATTCCAGGCCTCCCGTGTCGCAGCCATTCAGCCATGGAGCTGTGAACATGTCGGGGCCGCCACAATCTTCCCACCCCCCTCAATACGGGGCCCCACCCACAATGCAGCAGGTCACTAACCAGATGACAGGGATGCACATCAGCTCTGGGCCGCCCACCCCTGCCGGGCCGGGATACGGTaaatttctgaaataaaatttgctgtgggtgtgtgtgtgtgtgtgtgtgtgtgtgtgtgtgtgtgtgtgtgtgtgtgtgggtgggatTAACACGTGTGTGTGACTCTTTCCTCAGCTCCGCCTCACACCTCCCAGCTGCCTGTTGGCACCGCCTACTCGGCCCCAGCTCCGCCCACCTACACCcacgctcctcctcctcctacatcCTCCGCCCTGACCCAGCCCCCACCTGCCAGCGGCCCCCCCGCTGCTTCCCAGCAATATTACGGCGGCCCACCGCCACCTTCTCAACCGCCATTCAGCTCTTCTGGTTCCCTCCCTACCTCTCAGCACCAGTTCACCTCCTCAGCGCCACCACCGGCTCCCCCCTCCCAGCAAACCTTTCCCCCCACCTCTTACTCAGGTCCCCTGCCCCCAAACCAAGCTCCTGCTCCCCCAgtgtcacagcagcagcagccatacTCCGCATCCCAGCCCCCCTTCTCCTCAGCACCTCCACCTGTCAGCCAGCCTGCCTACATGTGTggcccccctccacccacccagGGCTCCTTCCCACCGAGAGCACCCCCGCCTTCCTCCTATGCGGgatcttttcctcctcctgctccccccaccacctccgTTCCTTCCAGCCAGTATCCGGGCCCTGTGCCACCCCAAATGCAGCCCCCTCCATCCCAGCTGTCACCCTATCACACgggtcatcctcctcctcctccaagtACCCAGATGCCCCCCACTTCCATGGCTCAGAGCAACCACCTGCCTCCCAGACCACAGGCCCCCCCTGGGCCCCTACAGCAGCCCCCTCCTCGGCCTGGCATGCAGGGAGGGTACTCTCCTCAGCAGAACGGTGAGGAGGCGGCTTCTCGGTGGAATCATCTTAAATTCCAGCGTTCTCCTCCGTCACTGAGGTGTCGTCTCCTCCTGTTCAGGTGCGTTTGGGCAGATGAGGGCCCCCCAGCCTGGATACACTGGCCCTTATCCTGGGCAACAGAACTACGGAGCCCCAGCGCCAGCGCCAGCTCCTGCCCCGCATGTACAGAAAAGACTAGACCCAGACGCCATTCCTAGCCcggtgagcacacacacacacacacacacacacacacacacacacacacacacacacacatgcacacacccacacacgatGATTTTAAGTAATATTagtactgtaatttttttactgcagtgtttattgaatgtttttgttgctgATTTCTTAACCCTCTTCTAAAAAGGGAATAATTTTAATCGTTTAattacaaatatgaaaaaacacaatatttaatttctatAATTGTAAGTAATCTTACTCTTTGTAACCTCCTGTTAGCATTCCACTTAGCATGTGTGTCTGGCTAACCGGTTAGCCGCCTGCTTGCACTTGACTGTCATAATCTGCAGCACCACTAATCTGTAATCGATAATACTGATCCGTTTCTGTGTGAATAATAACAATTCTGCCTGTAAATCATCAGAGTCCCTTTGACTCTCTCTTCtcacactcctttttttttattttatattttcactcTTTGTATTCATTTACTTTGTCCTGTTTTGCAAAATTTGCCGGACAAACTTTTGAATGCAAAGCAACCGTCTGACATGCCGGCTGTGCAGAAATCAAGACATAGAATAGACCCAGATGCTATCCCCAGCCCAGTAAGTCTCCTGTGtgcctccctccttcctcctcctcctcctcctgctctcatcGTGTCTCCTCAGCACGCTTGCACTAACAGCTttcacctcctctctcctccctctcatcCCTCAAAGTCAGCAGTGGTTGTCATCCTGATGACGGGTCCCATCGTTGCGTTCTAGTGTGGAAACGTTTGTTAACAGATGGTCCAGTTCTGAAaaggcaaaaagaaaagagattcTTGTTTGTGTGACCAGCAGAAGAAATAAAGTGTAAAAACAgagcagtaacatttatttcaaataagtCACGTTATTTTAAAGAACATTCATCTATTTTTAAAGCAAGCACTTCAGCTTAAACTGAGGTTATCCAGTCAGCAGCTCAGACACCCAACCCTTCAAAGCCCCCCTCTCCCCCATCCTGCATGCCAGCCTTCATATTTTGACCTACCCATAATTCCTTGTGTGGATGGCGTGCCTTCACGAAGCCTGTCTTTTTATTCTAGGGATGTCGTTTAGTTTGTGAATCGACCTCAGCATGTTGTTTCCACTGTGACGGCTTTTTTCCACAGATGGGTGTCCAGTGTTTTTTGAATGTCtgcaggtgtatgtgtgtgtgtgtgtgtttatgtgtgtgtgtacatgtgtgcgaCCCCTGCATGGTGTTACACAATCAACTCACAGACTTTCTGAGATCCGGATGTCATCTTTCTTGTGTGTTTAATCTATGAACGTCGTatggaagtgattttttttttgtatccgTCCCTCAGATCCAGGTCATAGAGGATGACAAGGCGAAAACCACCGAGCCATTCAccacaggggtcagaggtcaggcccCACCGCTGGTTACCACCAACTTCCAGGTCAAAGACCAAGGTAGGATCTCTGTCTTggggtgcggggggggggtgttgaccGTGTTGGTGATCTTAACAGAAGGGGGGTGTGTGTTTAGGGAATGCCAGTCCCAGGTTTATGCGCTGTACGGCCTACAACATGCCCTGCACAGCCGATATGGCCAAGCAGTCTCAGGTGCCACTGGCCGCCGTCATCAAGCCCCTCGCCACGCTGCCACCAGATGAGGTgaggacccccccacccacccatcgTGACCACTGATATAACGTAGTTTTCTTCTCAAAATAACCTAATATGTGTCAAATATTGAGTTTGAGATGCAAAAACCAATGTAAGAATCAATCAGAGCTGCATCAGAACGTTTTGATCTTTTACTATTTAAGCAGAAAATCAAACTACCTGTCTGGTTGTTATTTTTTCAGTTGGCAGTATAATAATTTAAGACTGTTCCTCTGAAAACCTGCCTTCTTTTTCCCCCTGGACGTGTCAGTGAGTCTGTTTTCAGAGGGTTTCTTTACATCTGGACAGATTCCGCCCACAGCTTGTTTAGAAAAAGAGATTATTTTCCAGCCTGAAAGGTGGTCATTCTGACGGGAGGCGTGTGATGCCTGTGGGATAATCTGTACTGAAATCACAGCGGCGGCGATGACATGACCTGGTTTTTGTGCCTTCTCGACATTCTAAACCAGAATCCATTTTGGTCTAGTGTTACATCATTCTGAACAAACAGCTTCACAATAAAGAGGGAGTCGAGcggcacttcctgtttcagtcaCCGTGTTCAAGACTTTTCTGAAGCTGAACGTGAATGAACGCTTCTGTCGTTGCTGCTCCTGTCAGAGCCCTCCGTACCTGGTGGACCACGGGGAGCGGGGTCCCATCCGCTGCAACCGTTGCAAGGCCTACATGTGTCCGTACATGCAGTTCATCGAGGGGGGGCGCCGCTTCCAGTGCGGGTTTTGCAGCTGCGTCACAGAGGGTGAGTCTGAGTCTGTGCTGGTGGATCTGAGGGTTCCTGTACGCCTCAGTGGACTGACGTCTCCCCGTCTCTCCAGTGCCTGCATTTTATTTCCAGCATCTGGACCACACTGGGAAGAGGGTGGACTGCTACGACCGGCCAGAACTCTCACTGGGTAGCTACGAGTTCCTGGCCACTGTTGACTACTGTAAGGTGAGTCATGGACCAGGAGGGGTCCGGAGCAGATCTTTACCCATGATGCTCAGGGATCAGCCAACGGTGTCATGGCGCCATGGCATCTCTACTGTGTGACTAATTATTAGTTTTCCAGTATTTCACACATAGTGTTCTCTTCCTCCCCACAGAACAACAAGCTTCCTCAGCCTCCAGCCTTCATCTTCTTAATCGATGTGTCCTACAACGCCGTGAAGAGCGGCATGGTCAGCATCGTCTGCCAGGAACTCAAGACCCTCCTGGACCTTCTGCCCAGGTAATCAAGAACATAAAGACAGGagggaaggagaaagaaaaagtgaagaagaggaTAAAAGTGTTGGAGGAAAGTTAGAGTTTAGGCAAAAGCTGGAAACCATTTCCTGTGAAATGAATGACGCTCCTTCTCCAATTTCCTCCTGGTTCTACTTTCAGGGAGAACCCAGAAATGGACTCCGTGGTGCAGGTGGGGTTTGTCACCTACAACAAGGTTTTGCACTTCTACAACGTCAAGTCGAGCTTGGCCCAGCCTCAGATGTTGGTGGTGTCTGACGTGTCGGACATGTTTTTACCTTTGCTCGACGGTTTCCTGGTCAACGTGAATGAGAGCCGGCTAGTTATCGAGAGGTAGGAGACCAGACACTCGCGTGTCTTTACTTAAAGTTTAAGGGTCTGGTTTAAAGAGGCTCTGTCCGTATGCCACAGTCTGCTGGACCAGATCCCACAGATGTTTGCAGACACCAGGGAGACGGAGACCGTCTTTGGACCCGTCATCCAGGCGGGATTGGAGGCGATGAAGGTAAACACATCCTGTCTGGAGAAATGACTCAGATCCATGCCGACCTCTGTTCAGGACACGTGACGCTGAGTCGGGACAGAACCTCCGACTCTCCTGATCGTCTCTGTGCTGCTGTGTCACGACTCAGGCGGCGGACTGCGCTGGGAAGCTGTTCGTGTTCCACACCTCGCTGCCGATCGCAGAGGCTCCCGGAAAACTGAAGAACAGGGAAGACAGGAAGTTGATTGGGACGGATAAGGAGAAGGTGAAGACCGGCAGCAGGTTgtggttgttttgtgtttatgtttgtctCTAAAAAGAACCCCCTCCCCATCTCCTGTCATCTCCAGTCCCTGTTTCAGCCCCAGGTCAGCTTCTACAACTCCCTGGCGAAGGAGTGTGTCGCCCAAGGCTGTTGTGTGGATCTCTTCCTGTTCCCAAACCAATACGTGGACGTTGCCACGTTAGGGGTGGTTCCTGTGTCAACGGGAGGGTCCGTCTACAAATACACCTACTTCCAGGTGAATGTTATCCCCCCTTCCTGATGTTCTTCCGCCCCAATAATCCTGCAGTTCCATGTGTTTTACCCTGACGGCATTTTACTGAAACCTGAACCAGATTATTTGTCGCCGTTCGATCCTAAACGTTTGGGTTCTTTTCCGTCCTGCAGGCGGGGTCGGACAGGGAGTGCTTCTTGAACGACCTCAGACGAGACGTTCAGAAGCCGGTCGGGTTCGATGCCGTCATGAGGGTGCGAACCAGCACAGGTGGGGGGCTCCTCTGCTTGAAGGACCAATCAAACGAGCCTCAAATTGAACTGCTGACGTCAGCGTCCCTCTTCCTGTCGCCTCAGGTATCCGAGCGACGGACTTCTTCGGTTCCTTCTTCATGAGCAACACCACGGACGTGGAGCTGGCGGGCCTGGACTGCGACAAAGCCATCACGGTGGAGTTCAAGCATGACGACAAGCTCAGCGAGGAGACGGGGGCGCTCATGCAGGTGTGGACGCTTCACCCCGAAATCACAAAGTCCTCCTGCTTTCTGGGATGTGTCTTCTGTTGGATATAGCGGGACGTCCCTCGACCTGATTTGCAAATAATTGTTGTACCCTCAGTGCGCCGTGTTGTACACCAGCTGCAGCGGCCAGAGGCGTCTCCGTATCCACAACATGGCGGTGAACTGCTGCTCCCAGCTGGCTGACCTCTACCGCAACTGTGAGACCGACACCATCATCAACTTCTTCTCTAAATACGGTGAGCGTTCGTCTGCAGGAGGAAAGTGTAGAGGAGAGACCAAACACCTGAAGAATTCTACATGTTTAtacgcgcatgtgtgtgtgtgttttctgtagcTTTCCGTGGCGTCCTGAACAACCCCACGAAGGCGGTGAGAGAGACTCTGATCAACCAGTGCGCTCAGATCCTGGCCTGCTACAGGAAGAACTGTGCGAGCCCGTCGTCAGCTGGTCAGGTACCGAACGCCCTCAGCATTCAGGCCCCAAACGCCTCACAAACGTCTTCGATGGCTCCGTGGTCATTCCCGCTCCTGTGTTTCCAGCTGATCCTCCCGGAGTgcatgaagctgctgcccgtctaCCTGAACTGCGTGCTGAAGAGCGACGTCCTGCTGCCGGGAGGCGACGTCTCGTTGGACGACCGGGCCTACCTGaggcagctgatcagctgcatGGACGTCGCCGAGAGTCACGTCTTCTTCTACCCCCGCCTGCTGCCGCTGGTGAGACGCCCACGTCCGATCGCATCGGAAGCGCCGTGACGTCATCGGACCGGGCGGGTCGGTGAATCTCATCAATGTCTTCCTCTAGATTAAACTAGAAAGCGACGTGTTGCCGGTGGCGGTGAGGGACTCCGAGGAGAGGCTCTCCAAAGGCGGAGTTTACCTCCTGGAGACGGGGCTCCACCTCTTCCTGTGGGTGGGGGCCAGCGTGCAGCAGGAGCTGCTGGTCAACATCTTCGGCACGCCGAGCTTCAGCCAGCTGGACCCGAGCATGGTGAGATCAGCGTGGAGTCGCCACACATGTGCTGTGCTGTGATTCGtctgagttgttgttgttgttgttgttgtttgtgtgacgTCCACGATGTGTAAACGTCTGCTCTGCTTCAGACCAGCCTGCCGGTTCTGGACAACCCGTTCTCCATCAGACTGAGAGAGATCATCAGCTCCTTCAGAGCGCAGCGATCTCGATACATGAAGGTGAACTTCCTGTCCTCTTGTTCCATCAGGGTCAAACTCCGTTTTAGCGTTTCTCGTTCCTCAACTCGCATTTCCCAGTTTCATCTTgttgctccccccccccctcctctgcctctcctctcGTCCCCAGCTGATGGTGGtgaaacaggaagacaaaaccGAGCTGATCTTCAGGCACTTCCTGGTGGAGGACAAGAGCGCCAGCGGGGGGGCGTCATACGTGGACTTCCTGTGTCACATGCACAAGGAGATCCGCCAGCTTCTCAGCTAGGCCCGACCGacacacgacccccccccccagctgtacGACCGATCCCCGGTTCCAACCCCACCCCCGCCAGTGAAAGAAAGCGCTTTATCTTCCGACACTAGCCGGCAGATGTTGTCGACGTTTATAGAGTTTTACTCGGCCTCAAACCTGCTGCTCCCAACAAAACTGGAGCACAACAACAGACAGTGGTGGGGGGTTGGAATGGGGGGGTTGTATATACACAACTGTATATGTATGCAAAAGAGTGAGTGTCAGAGATGGCTGACTGTAGTCGGTGTCATGTCTGTATTACTAGCACTGAAAGGCTGTTATGGGTGAATAATCGACCCTCGGATAGCAAAACACTTTTTATATGATTGAATCCTAATAGAGTGAAGGGCATCTACTGACACACAAGAACTATATGAACTATATTAATGCTGTTTGTTTCCTCTGTCCTCTACTCATGGCCTTAGTGCACCCTCTGCAGGCTGCTCaatcatcctgtgtgtgtgtgtgtgtgtgcgtgcgtgcgtgcgtccgtgcatgcgtgtgcgtgAGAAGACGAGTCGCCTGCTGCCCCGTCCTGACTGGGCTGCAATCTGACGACTTTtgaccccccccgcccccccagaaaGCATTAGAAGATTATGTAAATGTGGGTCAGGTGTCCACAGACTACTGATTTGTTTTGTTCTCAGAGGTTTTGCTGAAGCAGGACATGAACTAAAATCAAGATCGAACACAGGATTAGTTTCCGTGGCGACTGGCAGCGTTTCAGCCTTCCTGTTATCTAAAGGTGCCCgtgtttaaaaaatgcaaagagCTACTTCCAGCCGACAGAAACGAGCACAGGATGACATCAGAGGCTGGTggttgtgtaaataaataaaatatattaatgtgtACAGAATGAACAGGAAAGAATCCTGAGACCTGCCTGAACAGCTGTGGTTCATTCATGGTCGGTTTCTCTGTGGTAAAGAGTCCAAAACGTAAAATCAGGGTTAATTCTGAATGGAGGGGGGCAGCGATGCCTTGGCTTGGGCTTTGattgtatgagtgtgtgtaagtgtgtgtctgaataAGAGTGTGTGGGTGGATGTGGGGTCGGTCCTAGTGAATTTCTCCTGGGGAACAGAGGGATCAGCCAACACGCTcgctctcactcacacacacacacacacacacactccccatgAGGCTAAAACCAGTGTTCATTGATGACTCTGTTTTTAGCCGTGACTGTTTGGTGTGTGAGCAGCCCTCTGTCCCTTCGTTTTGTTCTCGCCCCTCCGTCTCCACGGTAATCTTCATTTCTGTTCCTGTTTacgttatttttttctttcattgccTCCTGGGACTGCTAATAAAATGATTGTTGAAAGTGAAATCCCACATCGTGCTTCTCCctcctgtgtttttatttacctgcgttacttttttatttcaggttGAATGAAAGTCACCTGTATTTTGTTTCCCTATCCATCAAGAGCTTGATtgaattttcaaaacaaaaatgtcaccagATGACTAAAATGAAGGTCTAATACCAAAATGCAGAcagagtttaaaaaatatatatttgtagagaaaaataacattttaaaatcaccAATAAAGCACCAATAAAATCACTGAATGCAGCAGAatgctttgatttgattttcagtATTACAACTCTGAAATGTGACAACAAAAAAGTTTGAAGATtacacattaaacagaaaaatcaaaggAATACTGTCTAATGCTTTAATCCAATTTACTCTTGAAACACCATGAATGCATTCTTTTAATTGGCTCATGATTAGAAGTTGATGTGGTACTTAAGATGTAATGTCCAGCTGCATGGTGTGAGACATTTAGTTCACATCCCATTTCTTTTTGGGAGATGAACACAGTCAAGGGCAAAGTAGTTGAATATATTTCTTAATCAATCACAGGGGTTGTTTGCTCATAATATTTATTGAACCAATCATCTGgcacattaatatttaaaccACTCTGATACTCATGAGTGACACTCAAAAGGTCATCAGGACTGCAACCAGAGCTCAATCTGAACTcttctcaaaataaataaatacatttatacaaCTCTTATCTttgatcaaattatttttttaaaacattttcttctaaTCTGTGGCGTTATtgttagtattttatttttgtaaatgttccaggaaatgaaaaataactccAACCCAAATCGCCAAAACAGACAGCCGCCACTAGGGGGAGCCATCGTGTAACAAGCGTGGGCAGCTCATTTCCGGTTTACATTagcccatttatttttaattcattattcCTACAGATTTAGAACTTTGTGAGCAGGACTGGAAACATattgtaatttgttttaaaaagtattCTCTGACCCTACATGTATTTTTAACATCATTTAATTGATTCAACACAGTTTTGTCTTCAGAACTCGCCTCATTCTTTACATGCTGACCAGGCATGGCTCTGCTTCATGCAATCTTAACAGCTCATGTTGTTGACATCCATTTCTACCTgtttcattcctcttctctgcTTCTGCTGACAATTCACTGTTCCTGGATCAGTGGAGACAACACCTGTTAAAGCATTCTGGAAGAGTTTTTACCCATAATCACTCTGTTCATGTTCTGAACGTCCTCCGGAGTAGAAATGACTTGTGTGAAATCTGATGATCTTTGTTAGTTATGGACAGAATAATGTTTGAGTTGAACTGACTTTTACTGAACTCTACAGTcacctaaaagaaaaaaaaagacagatccACGTCATTCTAATTGCTAGTGTTCAGAATTATGCTCTTATTATTCCCCTTGGCTGAGCTGACTAAGCCCAGTGGCATTTGAGAAGCagcacctttcttttcatgcaaACAGCTCCACAAACCGACGCAAGAGTGCTGCCGACGCCATCACATCCGTGAGGGCCCGATCAGCTGAGCGGCTGGGGGGGGTCGTGCTCCCTTTGCCTCCGGGGCATCATGATGATATCTGTCCAAAGAGGAGAGAGTGTTGCTCATTCATGACTCAGCTCTTGGCATCGTTCGCTCTCTGGGTTGTGATGATGTAACATGTGGCATATTCACCCGTATTAGTCACAAGTAAAGGAGAAGTCACGCCTTAGTGCATCGCTGCTGCTGCCTGTGTCGGCCTCGCTTCGAGAGGCCCGTAAAGACAAGATCCACCCGGACAGGATATGTGGGTGGATCACTACTCGCtttctacatactgtatgttaaaccTGTGTGATTATGATAATCCACTCACGCTTCCTCCAATTAACTTTTGCTCTCAGCATTTGGCAACACTCAAGAAAATTGTTTATTTGATCCAATTAAGTTTCATTCTATTCAAACATGCAGCTCTCAGAACTTGATCCGTGACAAATGTCTCAGTAAAccaccaacttcctgtttcatcacTTCTATTCACCACAGAAACAGGCTCCTCCTTTGCATCCTCGCATTAATTATGATGACTGACAAGTTTGTATAtactttaaattcaaataacatgcatgtgtgtgaggatccaaaaataataaagagGTATTCTTAATTTTATCTGCACAGTTCTGCTGCAGTCTTAGctggttttcatttctttacttTGGAAATGTTACTAAGTCTCAGAGAAAACTTCTGCTTTTAACCAAAAATCTTTTCAGCACTGAGCCAGAAGAATGTCAGATTTCCCAGTGGATCCTCCTTTTAATATCTGCCATCATGAGCGGCGTGGAGCGGGactcatccatctgtctgttacGTTTCATTTACGAAGCGTAACTCAAAAactcttttaatatttttctccAATCTTTGTACTCACATCAATCACAACAAAAAGTGTCGCCCTAcatgatgtttttttgtcatttacattCTTATTATTTGAGCTTTGCCTTTTGATCTTTTTCTCAGATATGCAATTCACAAAAATCAGGAGTAACATGGAAAACCTATTGATTCTACATGATGATCAGGATCTGGTGAAGGAATCAATCGGTTCTGCTGAGACTTTTGTACCATTTTCAGAAATATCAGCACAGACAGATGACATTCATTCACCTTTTCCTCTGCAACAAGGAAGAAAGGATGAAAGGAAGGAAGTCAAATTGAAGTGTCATCCCATATGTGACACATGCACTGAAGAAAGGCCGTGAGgttgcagaagaggaagatgacaaAAGGTCCGACCAGAGAAAATGGCACAGACTTCTTCTTTCTTCGTCCTTTTTCCTA is part of the Antennarius striatus isolate MH-2024 chromosome 21, ASM4005453v1, whole genome shotgun sequence genome and encodes:
- the sec24c gene encoding protein transport protein Sec24C isoform X2; the protein is MNVNQHTPVASPYGQPHPGYAQPGYAPLDGGYPTPYAPYNGPAPAYQPGAPPQGYSPFPSFPSKAVPASPVSDLSSPLDLGPARVPPSSSAPPVSAPQAYNQYTQSHGDMQNGPPLMTQAPPRPPVSQPFSHGAVNMSGPPQSSHPPQYGAPPTMQQVTNQMTGMHISSGPPTPAGPGYAPPHTSQLPVGTAYSAPAPPTYTHAPPPPTSSALTQPPPASGPPAASQQYYGGPPPPSQPPFSSSGSLPTSQHQFTSSAPPPAPPSQQTFPPTSYSGPLPPNQAPAPPVSQQQQPYSASQPPFSSAPPPVSQPAYMCGPPPPTQGSFPPRAPPPSSYAGSFPPPAPPTTSVPSSQYPGPVPPQMQPPPSQLSPYHTGHPPPPPSTQMPPTSMAQSNHLPPRPQAPPGPLQQPPPRPGMQGGYSPQQNGAFGQMRAPQPGYTGPYPGQQNYGAPAPAPAPAPHVQKRLDPDAIPSPQPSDMPAVQKSRHRIDPDAIPSPIQVIEDDKAKTTEPFTTGVRGQAPPLVTTNFQVKDQGNASPRFMRCTAYNMPCTADMAKQSQVPLAAVIKPLATLPPDESPPYLVDHGERGPIRCNRCKAYMCPYMQFIEGGRRFQCGFCSCVTEVPAFYFQHLDHTGKRVDCYDRPELSLGSYEFLATVDYCKNNKLPQPPAFIFLIDVSYNAVKSGMVSIVCQELKTLLDLLPRENPEMDSVVQVGFVTYNKVLHFYNVKSSLAQPQMLVVSDVSDMFLPLLDGFLVNVNESRLVIESLLDQIPQMFADTRETETVFGPVIQAGLEAMKAADCAGKLFVFHTSLPIAEAPGKLKNREDRKLIGTDKEKSLFQPQVSFYNSLAKECVAQGCCVDLFLFPNQYVDVATLGVVPVSTGGSVYKYTYFQAGSDRECFLNDLRRDVQKPVGFDAVMRVRTSTGIRATDFFGSFFMSNTTDVELAGLDCDKAITVEFKHDDKLSEETGALMQCAVLYTSCSGQRRLRIHNMAVNCCSQLADLYRNCETDTIINFFSKYAFRGVLNNPTKAVRETLINQCAQILACYRKNCASPSSAGQLILPECMKLLPVYLNCVLKSDVLLPGGDVSLDDRAYLRQLISCMDVAESHVFFYPRLLPLIKLESDVLPVAVRDSEERLSKGGVYLLETGLHLFLWVGASVQQELLVNIFGTPSFSQLDPSMTSLPVLDNPFSIRLREIISSFRAQRSRYMKLMVVKQEDKTELIFRHFLVEDKSASGGASYVDFLCHMHKEIRQLLS
- the sec24c gene encoding protein transport protein Sec24C isoform X1, which produces MNVNQHTPVASPYGQPHPGYAQPGYAPLDGGYPTPYAPYNGPAPAYQPGAPPQGYSPFPSFPSKAVPASPVSDLSSPLDLGPARVPPSSSAPPVSAPQAYNQYTQSHGDMQNGPPLMTQAPPRPPVSQPFSHGAVNMSGPPQSSHPPQYGAPPTMQQVTNQMTGMHISSGPPTPAGPGYAPPHTSQLPVGTAYSAPAPPTYTHAPPPPTSSALTQPPPASGPPAASQQYYGGPPPPSQPPFSSSGSLPTSQHQFTSSAPPPAPPSQQTFPPTSYSGPLPPNQAPAPPVSQQQQPYSASQPPFSSAPPPVSQPAYMCGPPPPTQGSFPPRAPPPSSYAGSFPPPAPPTTSVPSSQYPGPVPPQMQPPPSQLSPYHTGHPPPPPSTQMPPTSMAQSNHLPPRPQAPPGPLQQPPPRPGMQGGYSPQQNGAFGQMRAPQPGYTGPYPGQQNYGAPAPAPAPAPHVQKRLDPDAIPSPQPSDMPAVQKSRHRIDPDAIPSPIQVIEDDKAKTTEPFTTGVRGQAPPLVTTNFQVKDQGNASPRFMRCTAYNMPCTADMAKQSQVPLAAVIKPLATLPPDESPPYLVDHGERGPIRCNRCKAYMCPYMQFIEGGRRFQCGFCSCVTEVPAFYFQHLDHTGKRVDCYDRPELSLGSYEFLATVDYCKNNKLPQPPAFIFLIDVSYNAVKSGMVSIVCQELKTLLDLLPRENPEMDSVVQVGFVTYNKVLHFYNVKSSLAQPQMLVVSDVSDMFLPLLDGFLVNVNESRLVIESLLDQIPQMFADTRETETVFGPVIQAGLEAMKAADCAGKLFVFHTSLPIAEAPGKLKNREDRKLIGTDKEKSLFQPQVSFYNSLAKECVAQGCCVDLFLFPNQYVDVATLGVVPVSTGGSVYKYTYFQAGSDRECFLNDLRRDVQKPVGFDAVMRVRTSTGIRATDFFGSFFMSNTTDVELAGLDCDKAITVEFKHDDKLSEETGALMQCAVLYTSCSGQRRLRIHNMAVNCCSQLADLYRNCETDTIINFFSKYAFRGVLNNPTKAVRETLINQCAQILACYRKNCASPSSAGQVPNALSIQAPNASQTSSMAPWSFPLLCFQLILPECMKLLPVYLNCVLKSDVLLPGGDVSLDDRAYLRQLISCMDVAESHVFFYPRLLPLIKLESDVLPVAVRDSEERLSKGGVYLLETGLHLFLWVGASVQQELLVNIFGTPSFSQLDPSMTSLPVLDNPFSIRLREIISSFRAQRSRYMKLMVVKQEDKTELIFRHFLVEDKSASGGASYVDFLCHMHKEIRQLLS